The following proteins are co-located in the uncultured Draconibacterium sp. genome:
- a CDS encoding AAA family ATPase: MATIINKISLQNFFNYYGTYDENTYDFKEGVNIIVADNGAGKSKLFNALLWIFYDEMLDSDIKSRRSIESMAVKTISDMAKNESSTGDTIECGVIVEFKDTRFTYQVEKKFSAHRISDKGNITDESCWEITHHDSEVSKKDILRFKPIYDEYEKSDIINKLIRKDLRQYSFFQGEEVEDIIDFSKKQSIKDAVRKITNISKIEELEKLTISLKEKAENDYNRKSKENVKNALQLEQKLASKERYKKQLNEEVEKLEVHKKNHADAKQESHDLEDKIQNSEKKIELKEKRKGLLRRLKVAREEYDKFLDGINFRFFDGNFSWMAMGLDTIPSQFSSAKYKYLDIISEKKALNRLKNNPEELNSILPLDMPDTMTLDKMLQDGHCHVCNREAVEGSEPWNYIYRLKKRPTTKQNETPLFKNDFKSFFEDIQLASQPFTGKIEQVEESIANSIEKENELKARISKLNDKLKVNQNELKELLKSDEIDESTEKERNILNSYEGAIKRATQAEDRINRTSARIKELEKTIDGIDQELNTLRGTDVPVEYKNAYEVLSDISISVSNTRERIFINMLNKLEEYSNKHFGNLIKYNEISGGILRFKQTVSDTIELDVVDEEDNIVSGSSEGFQRMKKLAVVMAIISAKGTGFNYPMFADAPLSTFGKGFIKSFFEEVPNVFPQSIILINNIYDADSPNKLDAIGNDLLNNGMHVSTMYLNEVNSKVQQVERRTQISQLKG, encoded by the coding sequence ATGGCAACTATTATAAATAAAATATCTCTTCAGAATTTTTTCAACTACTACGGGACGTACGATGAAAATACATATGATTTTAAAGAAGGTGTAAACATTATCGTTGCCGATAATGGAGCGGGGAAGTCAAAATTATTTAATGCCCTTCTTTGGATTTTTTATGATGAAATGTTGGACTCTGACATAAAAAGTAGGAGAAGTATTGAGTCCATGGCTGTTAAAACTATTTCAGACATGGCAAAAAATGAATCTTCTACGGGTGATACCATTGAATGCGGTGTAATAGTTGAGTTTAAAGATACAAGATTCACCTACCAGGTAGAAAAGAAATTTTCGGCTCATAGAATTTCTGATAAAGGAAATATTACAGATGAAAGTTGTTGGGAAATAACTCATCATGATTCGGAGGTAAGCAAAAAAGATATACTTCGATTCAAACCCATTTACGATGAGTATGAGAAATCGGATATTATTAATAAATTAATTCGAAAAGATTTACGACAATATTCATTTTTTCAAGGTGAAGAGGTAGAGGATATTATTGATTTTTCAAAAAAGCAAAGCATAAAGGATGCCGTTCGAAAAATAACCAATATCAGTAAAATTGAAGAACTGGAAAAACTCACCATTTCGTTAAAAGAAAAAGCTGAAAATGATTACAACAGAAAAAGCAAAGAAAATGTAAAAAATGCTTTGCAGTTGGAGCAAAAACTAGCTTCAAAAGAGCGTTATAAAAAACAACTCAACGAGGAAGTTGAAAAATTGGAAGTTCATAAAAAGAACCATGCCGATGCAAAACAAGAAAGCCACGACTTAGAAGATAAAATTCAAAACTCGGAGAAGAAAATTGAGCTTAAGGAAAAACGAAAAGGATTATTACGACGATTAAAGGTCGCAAGAGAAGAATACGACAAATTTCTTGATGGAATAAACTTTCGATTTTTTGATGGAAATTTTTCATGGATGGCGATGGGGTTAGATACTATACCTTCTCAATTTTCAAGTGCCAAATACAAATACCTCGATATAATATCTGAAAAAAAAGCATTAAACAGGCTTAAGAACAATCCGGAAGAGTTGAATTCGATATTGCCACTCGACATGCCAGATACTATGACGCTGGATAAAATGTTACAAGATGGTCATTGCCATGTTTGTAACAGGGAAGCCGTAGAAGGTAGCGAGCCGTGGAATTATATTTATAGGTTGAAAAAGAGACCTACTACGAAGCAAAATGAAACGCCACTGTTTAAAAATGATTTTAAAAGTTTTTTTGAAGATATTCAGTTGGCATCGCAACCTTTTACTGGCAAAATAGAACAGGTCGAAGAATCAATCGCAAATTCAATTGAAAAAGAAAATGAATTGAAAGCTCGCATTTCAAAATTGAATGATAAATTAAAAGTAAATCAAAATGAATTGAAAGAGTTATTAAAATCAGATGAGATTGATGAAAGTACAGAAAAAGAAAGAAACATATTAAATTCTTACGAAGGAGCAATAAAAAGAGCAACTCAAGCAGAAGACCGGATTAATAGGACAAGTGCTCGTATCAAAGAACTTGAAAAAACAATTGATGGAATAGACCAGGAGTTAAATACATTAAGAGGGACAGATGTGCCGGTAGAATATAAAAATGCTTATGAGGTGCTTTCCGATATTTCAATTTCTGTTTCAAATACCCGCGAACGAATTTTTATAAATATGCTAAACAAATTGGAAGAATATTCCAACAAGCATTTCGGCAACCTTATAAAATACAATGAAATTTCCGGTGGAATATTACGATTTAAACAAACTGTTTCTGACACTATTGAGCTTGATGTTGTGGATGAAGAAGATAACATAGTTTCTGGTAGCTCCGAAGGATTCCAAAGAATGAAAAAATTGGCTGTTGTTATGGCAATAATCTCGGCAAAGGGAACAGGCTTTAATTACCCAATGTTTGCTGATGCGCCATTGTCAACTTTTGGGAAGGGTTTTATTAAGTCGTTTTTTGAAGAAGTACCAAATGTTTTTCCTCAAAGTATCATTCTTATTAATAATATCTACGATGCAGATAGTCCCAATAAATTAGACGCTATTGGGAATGACTTATTAAATAATGGCATGCATGTTTCAACTATGTACTTGAACGAGGTTAACTCAAAAGTGCAACAAGTAGAAAGGCGAACTCAAATTTCTCAGTTAAAAGGATAA
- a CDS encoding DGQHR domain-containing protein, with the protein MEVLDKNTIEGIPVTQNKQDFILGVFSIKQVLEFTKYTERIIVGFDEKENPIYNSQIQRFVERPRVEKIADFLFEDPDATFPTNIVLHVPISIIEEQIREKRFVKIRLKEKVYDEIAKVNGDVYVTIIDGQHRIHGIEVAIERLTEMIDSAVKTNRTSFSSEIDKKLRFYKQRLEDLKNINLVVSFFIDKSLEYQAMIFSTINRTQKRVSPDLVYSLFGLDTSDTPQKTALQVVLSLNGHTSSPFYKRIKFYGGDYSNQVSPPLSQASMVKSIVALISENLREAEKDRYKSRKELLRRSASSGKKLLFRKYYATNRDNIISDILYYYFSSVRDTFQTGEGKSYWDYDNQKKPENILQTSVGYEALLKLLVDILTSSGLNENEISKTFFENFLSKAAGLDFSNQQIFPFSTKGKNILYLSMSLEIWENLGPNKNDDRKQKLAELLQK; encoded by the coding sequence ATGGAAGTATTAGATAAAAATACAATTGAAGGGATTCCTGTAACGCAGAATAAGCAAGATTTTATTCTCGGGGTCTTTTCGATAAAGCAAGTACTCGAATTCACAAAATATACAGAAAGGATTATTGTTGGATTTGATGAAAAAGAGAATCCAATTTACAATAGTCAAATTCAAAGATTTGTTGAGAGGCCAAGAGTTGAAAAAATCGCAGATTTTTTATTTGAAGACCCTGACGCAACTTTCCCCACTAATATTGTGCTACATGTTCCCATTAGTATTATTGAGGAACAAATCCGAGAAAAAAGATTTGTAAAGATAAGATTGAAGGAAAAGGTTTATGATGAAATTGCTAAAGTGAATGGAGATGTTTATGTGACAATTATTGATGGTCAGCATCGAATTCATGGCATCGAAGTTGCGATAGAAAGACTAACTGAGATGATAGATTCTGCTGTAAAAACTAATAGGACTTCATTTAGTTCCGAAATCGACAAAAAACTAAGGTTTTATAAACAACGACTTGAAGATTTAAAAAATATTAATCTTGTTGTATCTTTTTTTATTGATAAATCGCTTGAATATCAAGCAATGATTTTTTCGACAATTAATCGAACGCAAAAACGAGTTTCACCTGATTTGGTTTATAGTCTGTTTGGTTTGGATACTTCAGATACACCACAAAAAACTGCTTTGCAAGTGGTTCTGAGCCTAAATGGACATACTTCATCTCCCTTTTACAAAAGAATCAAATTTTATGGAGGTGATTATTCAAACCAAGTTAGTCCACCTCTTTCTCAGGCAAGTATGGTGAAATCAATCGTTGCATTAATTTCCGAAAATCTTAGAGAAGCAGAAAAAGACAGGTATAAGAGCAGAAAAGAATTACTAAGACGCAGTGCAAGCTCAGGGAAAAAATTACTTTTTAGGAAATATTATGCAACAAATCGTGATAATATAATTTCTGATATTTTGTACTATTATTTTAGTTCCGTTAGAGATACATTTCAAACTGGTGAAGGAAAGTCATATTGGGATTATGATAATCAAAAGAAACCTGAGAATATTTTGCAGACTTCTGTTGGTTATGAAGCTTTGCTAAAATTATTAGTTGATATATTGACAAGCTCAGGTTTAAATGAGAATGAAATCAGCAAAACCTTTTTTGAAAATTTCCTTTCTAAGGCAGCTGGATTAGATTTTTCAAATCAACAAATTTTTCCTTTTTCAACAAAAGGGAAAAATATACTTTACCTTTCAATGAGTCTAGAGATATGGGAAAATCTTGGGCCAAATAAGAATGATGACAGAAAACAGAAATTGGCTGAATTGCTTCAGAAATGA